One Antiquaquibacter oligotrophicus genomic region harbors:
- a CDS encoding YggS family pyridoxal phosphate-dependent enzyme: METPESDSVRDRLAIVRERVDAALRTAGRSPDDVTTIVVTKFHPASLVRELFHEGVRNVGESRHQEAELKVAELSDLDLTWHFVGQLQSKKARKVREYARVIHAVDRESLVASLGGAGNPVDVFLQVNLTDDPARGGVQPAEVGRLADRIESTPGLTLQGLMAVAPLDAEPRRSFALVRELSERLQREHPNAVNLSMGMSGDFEEAILEGATHLRIGTAITGNRPAIG, translated from the coding sequence ATGGAGACACCCGAGTCCGACTCTGTACGGGATCGTCTCGCGATTGTTCGCGAGCGTGTCGACGCGGCACTACGCACGGCCGGTCGATCGCCGGACGACGTCACGACCATCGTGGTAACGAAGTTCCATCCGGCGTCCCTCGTCCGTGAGCTGTTCCATGAGGGCGTGCGAAATGTCGGGGAGAGTCGGCACCAGGAAGCCGAACTCAAAGTGGCCGAACTCTCTGATCTCGATCTCACCTGGCACTTTGTTGGGCAACTTCAGTCCAAGAAGGCACGCAAAGTGCGAGAGTACGCACGCGTCATCCACGCTGTCGATAGGGAGTCCCTCGTGGCTTCGCTCGGCGGGGCGGGCAATCCGGTCGATGTGTTTCTCCAGGTCAATCTGACCGACGATCCCGCTCGAGGCGGCGTTCAGCCCGCAGAGGTCGGTAGGCTTGCCGATCGGATCGAGTCCACCCCCGGATTGACCCTTCAGGGGCTTATGGCCGTTGCACCGCTGGACGCTGAGCCTCGCCGGTCCTTCGCGCTCGTACGAGAGCTCTCTGAGCGGCTGCAGCGCGAGCATCCGAATGCCGTCAACCTGTCGATGGGTATGTCGGGGGATTTCGAGGAGGCCATCCTCGAAGGCGCGACACACCTACGCATAGGCACGGCAATCACGGGCAATCGCCCGGCCATTGGTTAA
- the ftsZ gene encoding cell division protein FtsZ gives MTSNQNYLAVIKVVGIGGGGVNAVNRMIELGLRGVEFIAINTDAQALLMSDADVKLDVGRELTRGLGAGADPEVGRRAAEDHAEEIEEALAGADMVFVTAGEGGGTGTGGAPVVARIAKSIGALTIGVVTKPFGFEGKRRSAQAELGVATLKNEVDTLIVVPNDRLLEISDRGISMLEAFSTADQVLLAGVQGITDLITTPGLINLDFADVKSVMLGAGSALMGIGSARGADRAIKAAEIAVASPLLEASIDGAHGVLLSVQGGSNLGIFEINDAARLVQEAVHPEANIIFGAVIDDTLGDEVRVTVIAAGFDGGEPAPKPVESRRSNYVVPEGEPTAAVTADAAEESTWTPEPSLVHTAPIDRGAFDDDDADLDVPDFLK, from the coding sequence GTGACGTCAAACCAGAACTACCTGGCGGTAATCAAGGTCGTCGGCATCGGCGGCGGCGGAGTTAATGCGGTCAACCGCATGATCGAACTCGGCTTGCGAGGTGTCGAATTCATCGCAATTAACACCGATGCTCAAGCGCTGCTCATGAGCGACGCTGACGTCAAGCTCGACGTTGGTCGTGAGTTGACGCGCGGACTCGGAGCAGGGGCGGACCCCGAAGTGGGTCGGCGCGCAGCCGAAGATCACGCCGAGGAGATCGAGGAAGCCCTCGCCGGGGCCGACATGGTTTTTGTTACCGCTGGCGAAGGTGGTGGCACGGGTACGGGTGGTGCTCCTGTTGTCGCTCGCATCGCCAAGTCCATTGGTGCGCTCACGATCGGTGTAGTGACCAAGCCGTTCGGCTTCGAAGGCAAGCGACGCTCCGCCCAGGCGGAACTCGGAGTGGCAACCCTCAAGAACGAAGTCGACACGCTCATCGTCGTTCCCAACGATCGCCTCCTCGAGATCAGCGACCGGGGCATCAGCATGCTCGAGGCGTTCTCCACGGCCGACCAGGTACTGCTCGCCGGTGTCCAGGGAATCACTGACCTCATTACGACCCCCGGCCTCATCAACCTCGACTTCGCCGACGTCAAGTCGGTCATGCTCGGTGCCGGATCGGCTCTCATGGGCATCGGTTCGGCGCGGGGAGCCGATCGGGCGATCAAGGCAGCCGAAATCGCGGTCGCGTCACCCCTTCTTGAGGCCTCCATCGACGGCGCCCACGGTGTGCTCCTGTCAGTCCAGGGAGGCTCCAACCTCGGCATCTTCGAGATCAACGACGCTGCACGCCTGGTGCAGGAAGCCGTGCATCCCGAGGCGAACATCATCTTCGGCGCTGTCATCGACGACACTCTCGGCGACGAGGTTCGTGTCACGGTGATCGCCGCCGGGTTCGACGGTGGAGAGCCTGCTCCCAAGCCGGTGGAATCGCGCCGGAGCAACTATGTCGTGCCCGAGGGGGAGCCCACCGCCGCCGTCACTGCGGATGCCGCGGAGGAGTCCACGTGGACCCCCGAGCCGAGCCTCGTCCACACCGCGCCCATCGACAGGGGTGCGTTCGACGACGACGATGCCGACCTCGACGTTCCTGACTTCCTGAAATAG